In Acidovorax sp. 106, the following proteins share a genomic window:
- the pelG gene encoding exopolysaccharide Pel transporter PelG has translation MAGIGFELRRMLRKNTLTGLLQAYAYAGVIGSGPWVFSIIGILLVGIFSASVVVPNFLVTQFQTSVTYLVACSLILTGFVQLAFTRFVSDRLFEKHRESILPNLHGLLLGVISVAAALGSLSLFVVFPGERLLYRMLMLAGFCIMCGVWVLAILLSGMKRYRAITILFGGAYALIVISALLMRPWGLEGLLGGFVLGNFVLLAGMWVLVVREFSPKGRLIAFDFAERKLLYPSLVLVGLLYNVAIWADKFMFWYFTPTSEPIIGGLRASLIYDLPVFLSYLSIIPGMAVFLVRIETDFVEFYDKFYDAVRSGGSLEYIESMRDEMVYAIQQGLGEIAKIQTLAVLVTFVAGPAVLDALGISSLYLPLLHVQVIGAGLQVGLMAILNVFFYLDQRRIVLLLCAEMVVLNIGLTAVTLNLGAAFYGYGFAGSMLITLCTGIVLLTRQLNRLEYETFMLQ, from the coding sequence ATGGCTGGCATTGGATTTGAACTGCGCAGGATGCTGCGCAAAAACACCCTGACGGGGCTGCTGCAAGCCTATGCCTATGCGGGGGTGATTGGCTCGGGGCCGTGGGTGTTTTCCATCATTGGCATCTTGCTGGTGGGGATCTTCAGCGCCAGCGTGGTGGTACCCAATTTTCTGGTGACCCAGTTCCAGACCTCGGTCACCTACTTGGTGGCGTGCAGTTTGATTTTGACGGGCTTCGTACAACTGGCCTTCACCCGCTTTGTGTCTGACCGGCTGTTTGAGAAGCACCGCGAATCGATACTTCCCAACCTGCACGGGCTGCTGCTGGGGGTGATTAGTGTGGCGGCCGCGCTGGGCAGCCTGTCATTGTTCGTCGTATTTCCAGGCGAGCGGCTGCTGTATCGCATGCTGATGCTGGCGGGCTTTTGCATCATGTGCGGCGTGTGGGTGCTGGCGATTTTGCTGTCTGGCATGAAGCGCTACCGGGCTATCACCATCTTGTTTGGCGGGGCCTATGCCCTCATCGTCATCTCGGCGCTGTTGATGCGGCCCTGGGGGCTGGAGGGCTTGCTTGGCGGCTTCGTGCTGGGCAACTTTGTGCTGCTGGCGGGCATGTGGGTGCTGGTGGTGCGCGAGTTCAGTCCCAAAGGAAGGCTCATTGCGTTTGACTTTGCAGAACGCAAGCTGCTGTATCCGTCTCTTGTGCTGGTGGGCTTGCTCTACAACGTGGCGATCTGGGCAGACAAGTTCATGTTCTGGTACTTCACGCCCACATCGGAGCCCATCATCGGCGGGCTGCGCGCCTCGCTCATCTATGACCTGCCGGTGTTCCTGTCGTACCTCTCCATCATCCCTGGCATGGCGGTGTTTTTGGTGCGCATAGAGACCGACTTCGTCGAGTTCTACGACAAGTTCTATGACGCGGTGCGCAGCGGCGGATCGCTGGAATACATCGAGTCCATGCGCGATGAAATGGTCTACGCCATACAGCAGGGGCTGGGGGAGATTGCCAAAATCCAGACCCTGGCCGTGCTGGTGACCTTTGTGGCCGGCCCCGCCGTGCTGGATGCGCTGGGCATCTCCAGCCTGTACCTGCCCCTGCTGCATGTGCAGGTCATAGGCGCAGGGCTGCAGGTGGGCTTGATGGCCATTTTGAATGTCTTCTTCTACCTGGACCAGCGCCGCATTGTGCTGCTGCTGTGTGCCGAGATGGTGGTGCTGAACATCGGTCTCACCGCTGTCACGCTGAACCTGGGCGCAGCGTTCTATGGCTACGGTTTTGCGGGGTCCATGCTCATCACGCTGTGCACGGGCATTGTGCTGCTCACGCGCCAGCTCAACCGCCTGGAATACGAGACCTTCATGCTGCAGTGA
- the pelF gene encoding GT4 family glycosyltransferase PelF, which yields MTHPKATEADIALLLEGTFPYVSGGVSSWINQIIRAFPEYRFAIVFLGSQRSDYSKFKYELPANVVHFEEHFLYDNLSAQHLPRAREGDPATFDVLRGIVTTLREGQAGTEQTLHMLRAVTREMAPGGKFPLDDFLYSERSWELIRDTYREYCTDPSFVDYFWTVRIMFQPLWTLARVAEQLIPVRMLHSASTGYAGFLGALLHDSRSIPLALSEHGIYTKERQIDLLKSEWIRDNRNVFQRDPTELSYFRQMWIRLFEWMGRYCYAAADPIIALYETNRLRQVQDGADAARTFNIPNGIQLARFAPMRDKRPPDVPPVLCLIGRVVPIKDVKTFIRAMRRVVNQLPNAEGWIAGPTDEDQAYAQECQNLVRSLGLEEHVKFLGFQKVEDLMPKIGLVVLSSISEALPLVILEGYAAGVPTVSTDVGSCRQLIEGLDEPDRALGASGSVVGIADPQALADAAIALLRDPAEWNRASQAAIARVERYYTDSMMFGSYRNVYQKALGETALKTPHNQEAC from the coding sequence ATGACCCACCCCAAGGCCACGGAAGCGGACATTGCACTACTGCTGGAGGGCACCTTTCCCTATGTGAGCGGAGGCGTCTCCAGCTGGATCAACCAGATCATCCGAGCGTTTCCGGAGTACCGGTTTGCCATCGTGTTTTTAGGTAGCCAGCGCTCGGACTACAGCAAGTTCAAGTACGAGCTTCCAGCCAACGTAGTGCACTTTGAAGAGCACTTTCTGTATGACAACCTCTCGGCCCAGCACCTGCCGCGCGCGCGCGAGGGAGACCCCGCCACCTTTGACGTGCTGCGGGGCATTGTGACCACCCTGCGCGAGGGCCAGGCAGGCACCGAGCAGACGCTGCACATGCTGCGTGCCGTGACCCGCGAGATGGCGCCAGGGGGCAAATTTCCGCTGGACGATTTTCTGTACAGCGAACGCTCTTGGGAGTTGATCCGGGACACCTACCGCGAGTACTGCACCGACCCATCGTTCGTGGACTACTTCTGGACCGTGCGCATCATGTTCCAGCCGCTGTGGACGTTGGCCCGCGTGGCAGAGCAGCTCATCCCAGTGCGGATGCTGCACAGCGCATCCACCGGCTACGCAGGCTTTTTGGGCGCGCTGCTGCACGACTCCCGCAGCATTCCACTGGCGCTGTCCGAGCATGGCATCTACACCAAAGAACGGCAGATTGACTTGCTCAAGAGCGAGTGGATTCGTGACAACCGCAACGTCTTTCAGCGCGATCCCACCGAACTCTCGTACTTTCGCCAGATGTGGATCCGGCTGTTTGAGTGGATGGGCCGCTATTGCTACGCTGCGGCCGACCCCATCATCGCCCTGTACGAAACCAACCGACTGCGCCAAGTGCAAGACGGGGCCGATGCTGCACGCACCTTCAACATCCCCAATGGCATCCAACTTGCGCGCTTTGCCCCCATGCGCGACAAGCGCCCGCCAGACGTACCACCTGTGCTGTGTCTCATTGGCCGGGTGGTGCCCATCAAGGACGTCAAAACCTTCATCCGTGCCATGCGCCGTGTGGTGAACCAGCTCCCCAACGCCGAGGGCTGGATTGCAGGCCCCACCGACGAGGACCAAGCCTATGCCCAGGAGTGCCAAAACCTGGTGCGCAGTCTGGGACTGGAAGAGCACGTGAAGTTCCTGGGCTTTCAAAAGGTCGAAGACCTCATGCCCAAAATCGGGCTGGTGGTGCTCTCCTCCATCAGCGAAGCGCTTCCATTGGTCATTCTGGAAGGCTATGCCGCCGGCGTGCCTACCGTGTCCACCGATGTGGGATCGTGCCGCCAACTCATCGAGGGGCTGGACGAACCCGATCGCGCCTTGGGCGCCAGCGGCAGCGTTGTCGGCATTGCCGACCCCCAAGCTTTGGCAGACGCCGCTATCGCGCTGCTGCGGGACCCGGCGGAATGGAACAGAGCCAGCCAAGCCGCCATTGCCCGCGTAGAGCGCTATTACACCGACAGCATGATGTTTGGCAGCTACCGCAACGTCTACCAAAAGGCACTGGGCGAGACAGCACTGAAGACGCCCCACAACCAGGAGGCTTGCTGA
- a CDS encoding PelD GGDEF domain-containing protein — protein MPPNARAPEAPATEDTAPSPARKPGFAGAPLGKLTAVGDRPLLVALESLAVPCIAVALGWVVSPQDPLGVQADFHWSWLAPIIVALRYGPLAGLGAAAVLLLAWMALNLGQMEQFPQIFFLGGLITVMLVGEFSSLWRARTRRAEVVQHYLDQRLEHLIRQYYLLRLSHDRLEQELIGRPMSMRDALKTLRGLSDAHEDAQALLRLLAQYCQISSAALHQVHADTLETTAVASIGSPVALDAKDPLLLQALETRTLCHVVQATVRQESTRYLVAAPLLDIGGDVHAMLLIDDLPFFSLQDESLQTINLLLGYYTDGLSTQALAAPLIQEVPQCPPEFAFELQRLWRMHQSTQVPSMVVALEFNQAAMAKDLPQQFSRLKRLMDESWAIAGETRHILAVLMPLGEASTAEGFIARLEEWIDRKDGTTLAQAGIYPHQLPLADSGGPSALLNKLQQLAHA, from the coding sequence ATGCCACCCAACGCCCGCGCACCCGAAGCGCCCGCCACCGAAGACACCGCACCATCGCCCGCGCGCAAGCCCGGCTTTGCAGGCGCCCCCTTGGGCAAATTGACGGCCGTGGGAGACCGCCCGCTGCTGGTGGCCCTGGAGTCCCTGGCCGTGCCCTGCATTGCCGTGGCACTGGGCTGGGTGGTGAGCCCACAAGACCCCTTGGGGGTGCAAGCAGATTTCCACTGGTCGTGGCTAGCGCCGATCATTGTGGCGTTGCGCTACGGGCCGCTGGCGGGCCTGGGGGCGGCAGCCGTATTGCTGCTGGCGTGGATGGCTCTCAACCTGGGGCAGATGGAGCAGTTTCCCCAAATCTTTTTCCTGGGTGGGCTCATCACCGTGATGCTGGTGGGCGAGTTCTCCAGCCTGTGGAGGGCCCGCACCCGCCGTGCGGAGGTCGTTCAGCACTACCTGGACCAGCGACTGGAGCATTTGATTCGCCAGTACTACCTTCTGCGCCTGTCACACGACCGGCTGGAGCAGGAGCTGATTGGCCGCCCCATGTCCATGCGCGATGCCCTCAAGACGCTGCGCGGGCTGAGCGACGCCCACGAGGACGCGCAGGCGCTGTTGCGCCTGCTGGCACAGTACTGCCAGATCAGCTCTGCCGCGCTGCACCAAGTGCACGCCGATACGCTGGAGACCACCGCCGTTGCCAGCATCGGTTCGCCCGTCGCGCTGGATGCCAAAGACCCACTCTTGCTCCAAGCACTGGAAACCCGAACCCTGTGCCATGTGGTGCAAGCCACCGTTCGCCAAGAGTCCACACGCTATCTGGTGGCAGCCCCCCTGCTGGACATTGGTGGCGATGTGCACGCCATGCTGCTGATTGATGACTTGCCCTTTTTCTCGTTGCAAGACGAAAGCCTGCAAACCATCAACCTGCTGCTGGGTTACTACACCGATGGCCTTTCCACCCAGGCCCTGGCAGCCCCGCTGATCCAGGAAGTGCCCCAGTGCCCGCCAGAGTTTGCGTTTGAGCTGCAACGCCTTTGGCGCATGCACCAAAGCACGCAAGTCCCCAGCATGGTCGTCGCCCTGGAGTTCAACCAGGCGGCCATGGCAAAAGACTTACCCCAGCAGTTCTCGCGTCTCAAGCGCCTCATGGACGAAAGCTGGGCGATTGCCGGGGAGACACGGCACATCCTCGCGGTTCTGATGCCGCTGGGCGAGGCATCCACCGCCGAAGGGTTCATTGCACGGCTGGAGGAGTGGATCGACCGCAAGGACGGCACCACACTGGCACAAGCGGGCATCTACCCCCACCAATTGCCTCTGGCCGACTCCGGCGGGCCCTCAGCCCTGCTGAACAAACTCCAGCAGTTGGCCCATGCTTAA
- a CDS encoding penicillin-binding protein activator LpoB: protein MTHPSRPGHLLRPLKAMAVALLLTALVACSTVDRGKAPALQANADWTVLPFANHTETPMAGSRAESVAEALLHARGVGRIKRYTSSAQAEALFDAADTKRQEQALAWAKEQGVRYALGGSVDEWRYKVGVDGEPAAGLTLQIIDVQSGEILWSGAGGKSGWSREALSAVAQKLIRELLNAGLSGAR, encoded by the coding sequence ATGACACACCCATCCCGCCCTGGCCACCTTCTTCGCCCACTGAAAGCGATGGCCGTTGCGCTGCTGTTGACCGCCCTGGTCGCCTGCTCCACGGTAGACCGCGGCAAGGCACCTGCCCTGCAGGCCAATGCCGACTGGACCGTGCTGCCTTTTGCCAACCACACAGAAACCCCCATGGCCGGCAGCCGCGCTGAAAGCGTTGCCGAAGCCTTGCTGCACGCCCGTGGCGTGGGGCGCATCAAGCGCTACACCAGCAGCGCCCAGGCCGAGGCATTGTTTGACGCGGCAGACACCAAACGCCAGGAACAAGCGCTGGCCTGGGCCAAAGAGCAAGGGGTGCGCTACGCATTGGGCGGCTCGGTGGACGAGTGGCGCTACAAGGTGGGCGTAGACGGTGAGCCTGCGGCAGGTCTTACCTTGCAGATCATCGACGTACAAAGCGGAGAGATCCTGTGGAGTGGAGCAGGCGGCAAGTCTGGCTGGAGCCGAGAAGCGCTGTCGGCCGTCGCCCAAAAACTGATCCGTGAACTATTGAACGCCGGTTTGTCCGGCGCACGTTAA
- a CDS encoding tetratricopeptide repeat protein: MLPRKSKSSAPVAERPVLASYWLTALLAVLVSGALWLMYPRQDLERRLVSSSRDSSLSLAYLKNLLRSDPTNVQLQQLMAQRVAVEEERKKREEALANRKPTAWTRWSDAMDGFHAIPEADAEARNERRTELVAQLHELTADEVPPDVLPALAENAFQLGDRLLGIQLYRRLGDAADSAEKAVPLYVRAAREALAVSAYPQAASLYMKARHATTNPEQAKALYLSAVAAMQASGKPAEALALAQQEVAGLDSDPVVLRTLVELARAAGKPAVAEQYVKRLLHLALLLQWQAGSTVLADTPSTMHPASPTLVPASHAEGFAMDRQSDLQPRYEDRAYLLDARLLRRPTDTGMQRWATAEGQGQTAAKAGPGLPFDNQIYSLGYQVFLENRNLEDAWLVARSAVQQSPSDLQWRERLAQVAEWTQRSDVALENWLVIARATQKDAAWQAVLRLAPGLFDDAALIEGLRYELRRAPHNTKLTQELVMAYERVGTPQPAIDFLAHQPPTPANLELLADLATRSGQMDLALNTWAQLLRDPAQLTPERALRAATLAVVRGKPSLAMEWLENARATLKPDTPEATDFWRMTGLLAERQQRDAVALDAYRQLLTRPDAAIADYDAAIRLLQTDHPLQAAEVAVQAWDRFDKARHLILAMTTYVGRSQWRDVKRLLDKLAPAKEASHHASAPLWREPQFLRLAGMYYQNTGNIPRAGQMLEAGLRLAPDSAEMRQALVWLLIDSNDNVSLRKLLATHEPDWSQDKEMHDALGSAYQALSLPAVALARYFKPQMPERKGDFLWLMNYADALDQNQETDKAWRMRKHLLSAEWTQAHQGQAMTRAQARERWLTEEGLEATRRLARARLLLQQKPGDPAFDTLRELLRLDRDAQGNLSNAAAETAIGWLQDAGQYAAERGLLWQQYARSQSLRANRPLWADITVALAEQDKAATGALLETFGERLPRYDRINAAVAIQDLRQAQTVAFETQQDQPDDNPLHLQLTENLLAFSDHAGPQLELRKLGDLDETEATAQWHMALSPRLSMDLSLTRIERTVGLSTQLSHPSQEHGVKVDLRWQDHDSTTTLQLARRESLASYTPVQIEQEWRIDNRLTLRMDLGLQLPTQESTVMRMAGMKDRAGISLRYQASRIDQFTMEHWRERYKLQTGGALGSGSHSALTYMHSYRVEAPSLEVGAFWSQHSYDRRDPGELAGQDLAFLQYLPPEVRRVSDTYFLPENFSYYGLQISTNTRFERDYTRALQPYGSVARTWHSRQGPGYSLRLGLSGSVWGADHLNLGWSLGKGGNLTQGLTREIQLRYRKHF; this comes from the coding sequence ATGCTGCCGCGCAAATCCAAATCCTCTGCGCCGGTCGCTGAGCGCCCCGTCCTGGCCAGCTACTGGCTCACCGCCTTGCTGGCGGTACTGGTCAGTGGCGCGCTGTGGCTGATGTACCCCCGCCAAGACTTGGAAAGGCGCCTGGTGTCGTCCAGCCGCGACTCCAGCCTGTCGCTGGCGTATCTGAAGAACCTGCTGCGCAGCGACCCCACCAACGTGCAGTTGCAGCAACTGATGGCCCAGCGCGTTGCCGTGGAAGAAGAGCGCAAGAAACGAGAGGAAGCTCTCGCCAATCGCAAGCCCACAGCCTGGACCCGTTGGAGCGATGCCATGGACGGCTTCCACGCCATACCCGAGGCAGACGCAGAAGCGCGCAACGAACGGCGCACCGAACTGGTAGCGCAATTGCACGAGCTGACGGCCGACGAGGTCCCCCCAGATGTACTCCCCGCGTTGGCGGAAAACGCCTTCCAACTGGGCGATCGGCTGCTGGGCATCCAGCTCTATCGCAGGCTGGGAGACGCGGCAGACTCGGCAGAAAAGGCCGTGCCACTTTACGTGCGAGCAGCCCGCGAAGCCCTGGCGGTATCCGCATACCCACAGGCCGCCAGCCTTTACATGAAGGCCAGGCACGCAACGACCAACCCAGAGCAGGCCAAGGCGCTGTACCTGAGTGCGGTGGCGGCCATGCAGGCCTCTGGCAAGCCTGCGGAGGCTCTGGCCTTGGCACAGCAAGAAGTGGCAGGTCTGGACTCCGACCCTGTAGTCCTGCGGACCTTGGTCGAATTGGCACGCGCAGCAGGCAAGCCCGCAGTGGCAGAGCAATACGTCAAGCGACTGCTCCACCTGGCTTTGCTGTTGCAGTGGCAAGCAGGTAGCACGGTGCTGGCCGATACCCCCTCGACGATGCATCCCGCGAGCCCAACGCTTGTGCCCGCGTCCCATGCCGAGGGTTTCGCCATGGACCGACAAAGCGACCTGCAGCCCCGCTACGAAGATCGTGCCTATTTGCTGGACGCACGCCTGCTCCGCCGCCCCACCGACACGGGCATGCAACGATGGGCCACCGCCGAAGGCCAAGGACAGACAGCAGCCAAGGCAGGACCTGGCCTGCCCTTTGACAACCAGATCTACAGCCTGGGCTACCAGGTTTTTCTGGAAAACCGCAACCTCGAAGATGCGTGGTTGGTCGCACGGTCTGCGGTGCAGCAGTCGCCTTCAGACTTGCAGTGGCGTGAAAGGCTTGCGCAGGTAGCAGAGTGGACACAGCGCAGTGACGTGGCACTGGAGAACTGGCTGGTCATTGCCCGAGCGACACAAAAAGACGCAGCGTGGCAAGCAGTCTTGCGACTCGCACCGGGCCTGTTTGACGATGCCGCTTTGATCGAAGGGCTGCGCTATGAATTGCGCCGTGCGCCACACAACACCAAACTGACGCAAGAACTGGTCATGGCCTATGAGCGGGTGGGCACCCCCCAGCCAGCCATTGACTTTTTGGCGCACCAGCCGCCCACACCTGCCAACCTGGAATTGCTGGCAGACCTCGCCACGCGATCGGGGCAAATGGATTTAGCGCTGAACACCTGGGCGCAGCTGCTGCGCGACCCCGCCCAACTGACCCCTGAGCGCGCCTTGCGCGCCGCAACCCTGGCTGTGGTGCGCGGAAAGCCCAGCCTGGCCATGGAATGGCTGGAAAACGCGCGCGCCACCCTGAAGCCAGACACCCCTGAAGCCACAGACTTTTGGCGCATGACAGGGCTGCTCGCAGAACGGCAACAGCGCGACGCCGTGGCCTTGGATGCCTACCGCCAACTGCTGACCAGGCCAGATGCGGCCATTGCGGACTACGACGCAGCCATCCGGCTGCTGCAAACTGACCACCCCCTGCAAGCCGCCGAAGTGGCCGTACAGGCCTGGGACCGCTTTGACAAAGCACGCCACCTGATCCTGGCCATGACCACTTATGTGGGGCGCAGTCAGTGGCGCGATGTGAAACGCCTTCTGGACAAACTGGCCCCCGCCAAAGAGGCCAGTCACCACGCCAGCGCACCCCTGTGGCGCGAGCCCCAATTCCTTCGCCTGGCGGGGATGTACTACCAAAATACGGGCAACATCCCTCGCGCAGGACAGATGCTGGAGGCCGGCCTTCGACTCGCCCCAGATTCGGCCGAAATGCGCCAGGCCCTTGTGTGGCTGCTCATCGACAGCAACGACAACGTGTCCTTGCGTAAGCTGCTGGCCACCCATGAACCCGATTGGAGCCAGGACAAAGAGATGCATGATGCCCTGGGTTCGGCCTACCAAGCACTGTCATTGCCCGCCGTGGCCCTGGCACGCTATTTCAAGCCCCAGATGCCAGAGCGCAAAGGCGACTTCCTGTGGCTGATGAATTACGCCGATGCGCTGGACCAGAACCAGGAGACAGACAAGGCATGGCGCATGCGCAAGCACTTGCTGTCTGCCGAGTGGACGCAGGCCCACCAAGGCCAGGCCATGACCCGGGCGCAAGCGCGTGAGCGCTGGCTGACCGAAGAGGGATTGGAGGCCACTCGCCGCCTCGCCCGTGCAAGGCTGCTGCTACAGCAAAAGCCCGGCGACCCGGCATTTGATACGCTGCGCGAATTGCTGCGGCTGGACCGTGATGCCCAGGGCAACCTGTCCAACGCGGCGGCAGAGACTGCCATAGGCTGGCTGCAAGATGCAGGCCAGTATGCAGCAGAGCGCGGACTTTTGTGGCAGCAGTACGCACGCAGCCAGAGCCTGCGCGCCAACCGACCGCTGTGGGCCGACATCACGGTCGCCCTGGCAGAACAAGACAAGGCCGCGACAGGGGCTTTGCTGGAGACCTTTGGCGAACGCCTGCCTCGCTACGACCGCATCAACGCAGCAGTGGCCATCCAGGACTTGCGCCAAGCCCAAACCGTGGCCTTTGAAACACAGCAAGACCAACCCGATGACAACCCCCTGCACCTGCAGCTGACAGAGAACCTGCTGGCTTTCAGCGACCATGCAGGACCACAGCTGGAGTTGCGAAAGCTGGGTGATCTGGACGAAACAGAAGCCACCGCGCAGTGGCACATGGCCCTGAGCCCCCGCCTGTCCATGGACCTGAGCCTCACCCGCATCGAGCGCACCGTGGGACTTTCGACCCAGCTCAGCCATCCATCGCAAGAGCACGGAGTGAAGGTGGACCTGCGCTGGCAGGACCACGACTCGACCACCACCTTGCAGCTGGCGCGGCGCGAAAGCCTGGCCAGCTACACGCCCGTGCAGATTGAGCAGGAATGGCGCATAGACAACCGCCTGACCCTGCGCATGGACCTGGGCTTGCAATTGCCTACGCAAGAAAGCACCGTCATGCGCATGGCCGGGATGAAAGACCGTGCCGGCATCAGCCTGCGCTACCAGGCATCACGCATCGACCAGTTCACCATGGAGCACTGGCGCGAGCGCTACAAGCTACAGACCGGGGGAGCGCTGGGCTCTGGCAGCCACTCGGCCTTAACGTACATGCACTCATACCGGGTCGAAGCCCCCAGCCTGGAGGTGGGCGCGTTCTGGTCCCAGCATTCGTATGACCGGCGTGACCCCGGCGAGCTGGCTGGCCAGGACCTGGCCTTTTTGCAGTACCTTCCGCCCGAAGTGCGCCGCGTGAGCGACACCTACTTCCTGCCGGAGAACTTCAGCTACTACGGCCTGCAAATCTCGACCAACACCCGCTTTGAGCGCGACTACACCCGTGCACTGCAGCCCTATGGCAGCGTGGCCAGGACTTGGCACAGCCGCCAAGGCCCTGGCTATAGCTTGCGCCTGGGGCTGTCTGGCAGCGTCTGGGGGGCCGATCACCTCAACCTGGGCTGGAGCCTGGGCAAAGGGGGCAATCTTACCCAAGGCCTGACCCGAGAGATCCAGCTGCGCTACCGCAAACATTTCTGA